The Candidatus Brocadiaceae bacterium genome has a segment encoding these proteins:
- a CDS encoding sigma-70 family RNA polymerase sigma factor: protein MTEQSLRRLVRLHYDRLFRAARFMCGNVSVAEDLVQDTFLAAAKSLKTFEGRSSPYTWLYGILLNKFRQWLRRKDSAAAPLHMGHPDGEGAAPEDFLPSSLPGPEELAERSEAARMVRAVLDELSEDHRSVVTLRFIEGLSYEEIAEAIDCPIGTVKSRIHYALRKIGERLTEEGLSAPED, encoded by the coding sequence GTGACTGAGCAGAGCCTGCGCAGACTCGTTCGCCTGCACTATGACCGGCTCTTCCGGGCCGCCCGGTTCATGTGTGGCAATGTGTCCGTCGCCGAAGACCTGGTGCAGGACACCTTCCTGGCCGCCGCCAAGTCCCTGAAGACCTTCGAGGGACGCTCTTCGCCGTACACCTGGCTCTACGGCATCCTGCTGAACAAGTTCCGCCAGTGGCTCCGTCGCAAGGACTCCGCCGCGGCCCCCCTGCACATGGGGCACCCGGACGGGGAAGGCGCCGCACCGGAGGACTTCCTGCCCTCGTCCCTGCCCGGCCCCGAGGAACTGGCCGAGCGAAGCGAAGCCGCCCGCATGGTCCGCGCCGTGCTGGACGAGCTGTCCGAGGACCACCGAAGCGTCGTCACCCTCCGCTTCATCGAGGGCCTGTCCTATGAGGAGATCGCCGAAGCCATCGACTGCCCGATCGGCACCGTCAAGTCCCGCATCCACTACGCCCTGCGGAAGATCGGCGAGCGATTGACCGAGGAAGGGCTGTCCGCACCCGAGGACTGA
- a CDS encoding zf-HC2 domain-containing protein, protein MDCAECKSWMIEAAEGDLAEERAASFRSHLASCESCRTAFDLVERGAGILRETIPLLAPRETYLTRARMDQILAARSGETKIFRLFSYRQFVSAAAAAAILISAAFIAGGLASMRSAPPDETPIARVAPAEYLPIVLAATGREDPGHALGHMAVVKGARTSWAWRPQGERPVSMDSPGVVVPVQHAFYDPAESPYWW, encoded by the coding sequence GTGGACTGCGCCGAGTGCAAATCCTGGATGATCGAGGCCGCCGAAGGCGATCTCGCCGAGGAACGCGCGGCTTCGTTCCGCAGCCATCTGGCCTCCTGCGAATCCTGTCGCACCGCTTTCGACCTGGTGGAACGGGGCGCCGGCATCCTGCGCGAGACAATCCCCTTGCTGGCGCCCCGTGAGACCTACCTGACGCGCGCCCGAATGGACCAGATACTGGCGGCCCGTTCCGGCGAGACGAAGATCTTCCGGCTGTTCTCATACCGGCAGTTCGTCTCCGCCGCCGCAGCCGCCGCCATCCTGATCTCCGCCGCCTTCATCGCCGGAGGCCTGGCGAGCATGCGGAGCGCCCCGCCCGACGAGACGCCCATCGCACGCGTGGCTCCGGCCGAATACCTCCCGATCGTGCTGGCCGCCACAGGTCGCGAAGACCCCGGCCACGCGCTCGGCCACATGGCCGTGGTCAAAGGGGCCCGCACCTCCTGGGCCTGGAGGCCCCAGGGCGAACGCCCGGTGAGCATGGACTCCCCCGGCGTCGTCGTGCCCGTCCAGCACGCCTTCTACGATCCGGCCGAGTCTCCTTACTGGTGGTAG
- a CDS encoding serine protease, protein MRRRLPRALAACAALLAAMAARGAAQDPRAALERAAPVVACVRSTLSLPEESPPAGEAHFSNAGFFVGTQGEMLTSLLGLAGCREIRVFCPDGRQSEATVAALDQASGLALLRTELRDTAPFAPAPALPSPGAWALVASVRQRADGLSTVLSPGLVTRHNADVRIHGVAWDGMLGLAGHVWSGCAGAPVLDMEGRLAGVVLAVTYEAAREPEVLVLPEGDLAPILARLKQGETRRLGWLGITLTGEPGAREGARIRSVLKDSPAQRARLHADDIILQIGPHVVDDPAVVARHVVEAGPGRTVELKVLRGDAILTIPVALEARPLLVSGGMRQPPPDRIRPWPTLDGMPLAPEFADLVRENQRLQERLRELERQVQAPALQRR, encoded by the coding sequence ATGCGCCGAAGGCTTCCCCGGGCGCTTGCCGCGTGCGCGGCCCTGCTGGCCGCCATGGCGGCCCGAGGGGCCGCACAGGACCCGCGGGCCGCTCTCGAACGGGCCGCGCCCGTGGTCGCCTGTGTCCGTTCCACCCTCTCGCTGCCCGAGGAATCCCCCCCGGCCGGCGAGGCGCACTTCTCCAACGCCGGCTTCTTCGTCGGCACCCAGGGCGAGATGCTCACCAGCCTGCTCGGGCTGGCCGGATGCCGCGAAATCCGCGTGTTCTGCCCGGACGGACGCCAGTCCGAGGCGACCGTCGCCGCCCTCGACCAGGCCAGCGGGCTCGCCCTGCTGCGGACGGAACTGCGCGACACGGCCCCCTTCGCACCCGCCCCCGCCCTGCCGAGCCCCGGCGCCTGGGCACTGGTGGCCTCTGTGCGGCAACGGGCCGACGGCCTCTCGACCGTCCTCTCCCCCGGCCTCGTCACCCGGCACAACGCCGACGTCCGCATCCACGGCGTCGCCTGGGACGGCATGCTCGGCCTGGCCGGCCACGTCTGGTCCGGATGCGCCGGGGCCCCCGTCCTCGACATGGAGGGCCGCCTGGCGGGCGTCGTGCTGGCGGTGACCTACGAGGCAGCCCGGGAGCCGGAAGTCCTGGTGCTGCCGGAGGGCGACCTGGCCCCGATCCTCGCCCGCCTCAAGCAGGGCGAGACGCGCCGCCTCGGATGGCTCGGCATCACGCTCACCGGCGAACCGGGCGCCCGCGAAGGTGCCCGCATCCGCTCCGTACTGAAGGACTCGCCCGCCCAGAGGGCCCGCCTGCACGCCGACGACATCATCCTGCAGATCGGCCCGCACGTCGTCGACGACCCCGCCGTCGTCGCCCGGCACGTCGTGGAGGCCGGCCCGGGCCGGACGGTCGAACTGAAGGTCCTCCGGGGAGACGCCATCCTGACCATCCCGGTCGCGCTGGAGGCCCGCCCCCTGCTGGTCTCCGGCGGCATGCGCCAGCCTCCGCCCGATCGCATCCGCCCCTGGCCGACCCTGGACGGCATGCCGCTCGCCCCGGAGTTCGCCGACCTCGTCCGCGAGAACCAGCGCCTGCAGGAACGCCTCCGCGAACTCGAACGCCAGGTGCAGGCGCCGGCGCTCCAACGCCGCTGA